The segment GAATTTGATGATTTTAAATTTGTAAATGCAAATCAAGTTTTAAAGCATGTAAATCACTTCAAAAAGCCGATTTATGCGCTTGTTTTAAAATATTTTAAAGAGGAGGGATACCTTTAATGCTTATAGTTCAAAAATACGGTGGCACTAGCGTAGGCACATTAGAGCGCATAGAAGCGGTTGCCGAGCGCGTGATAAAGACTAAAAACGAAGGCCATGATCTAGTCGTAGTTGTATCTGCGATGAGTGGCGTTACAAATAGATTGGTCGAGTATGGAGAGTATTTTACAAAAGATCTAAACACTCGCGAAATGGATATGATGCTAAGTGCTGGCGAGAGGGTTACTAGCGCGCTTTTAGCCCTTGCGCTAAATGCAAAAGGCTACCCTGCGGTGGCGTTTTCTGGCAGACAGGCTGGTATCGTAACCGATACAATGCACACCAAAGCTCGCATTAGTTTTATCGATCCGACTAATATGAATAAAGCCATAAAAGAGGGTAAAATCGTCGTAGTAGCGGGATTTCAAGGCATTACCGAAGAGGGCGATATCACTACTCTTGGCAGAGGCGGAAGCGATCTATCTGCTGTGGCGATAGCTGGGGCGATAAATGCTGATACATGCGAAATCTACACAGATGTCGATGGAGTCTATACCACAGATCCACGCATCGAACCAAAGGCTAAAAAACTCGATAAAATCAGCTACGAAGAGATGTTAGAGCTTGCTAGCATGGGGGCTAAGGTTTTGCAAAATCGTAGCGTAGAGTTAGCCAAAAAGCTTAAAGTAAATTTGGTAACTAGAAGTAGTTTTAATAACAACCAAGGAACACTAATAACAGGAGAAGAAAATATGGAAGACGCAGTAATCAGCGGAATAGCATTAGATAGAAATCAAGCAAGAATCACAATCAGAGGCGTAGATGATAGACCGGGCGTTGCGGCTGAGATTTTTTCATCTTTGGCGCAAAAAGAGATAAATGTAGATATGATAGTCCAAAATATCGGCATTGACGGAGCGACAAATTTAGGCTTTACGATCCCACAAAACGAAATGGAACCAGCCCTAGAAATCATGCGC is part of the Campylobacter sp. VBCF_01 NA2 genome and harbors:
- a CDS encoding aspartate kinase, with protein sequence MLIVQKYGGTSVGTLERIEAVAERVIKTKNEGHDLVVVVSAMSGVTNRLVEYGEYFTKDLNTREMDMMLSAGERVTSALLALALNAKGYPAVAFSGRQAGIVTDTMHTKARISFIDPTNMNKAIKEGKIVVVAGFQGITEEGDITTLGRGGSDLSAVAIAGAINADTCEIYTDVDGVYTTDPRIEPKAKKLDKISYEEMLELASMGAKVLQNRSVELAKKLKVNLVTRSSFNNNQGTLITGEENMEDAVISGIALDRNQARITIRGVDDRPGVAAEIFSSLAQKEINVDMIVQNIGIDGATNLGFTIPQNEMEPALEIMRSVISNPKCVIESDNEVVKVSIVGVGMKSHSGIASLAFRTLAAEGINIQMISTSEIKISMIVAEKYGELAVRALHKAYNLDK